From one Gemmatimonadota bacterium genomic stretch:
- the rpoN gene encoding RNA polymerase factor sigma-54 encodes MIGLDHTQSQMLQQKLAPQLIQSLHLLQMPTLELVELIRQELEINPLLEIDEDANRDLEQEEPEAELDDEDDTEEQDEAPLEELEFEELDLNTLDTDVFDEQDWDHYLNESGYASPREEFESIEDRHNDSTTQKTLRDSLLEQVAVTDLSPSDRIIAEYLICNIDEDGFLGCSTGEVADELGVSHDNVERILGVIQTFDPVGVGARNLQECLLIQLKEKNITNGLVAKVVRNHLDDWIKRRFGQISQALDTSIDDMRIVEEVFASLNPKPNIEPEPTLNLNHVIPDLEVQKIGDEYVVSLTDRTLPELRVSPIYRSLLRQSDKSGRNDPKLRETKKFVVEKLNSARWFINAIHQRRITMLKVMRCIVENQIDFFDRGPGFLKPMVLQEVADKVQMHISTISRVSNGKYVQTPHGVYELKYFFDGGLSRYDDDDISARSVKEKIATLIRDEDVQDPLSDQHISNILEKEGINIARRTVAKYRDELNISSARLRKAL; translated from the coding sequence ATGATTGGTCTTGATCATACACAATCTCAGATGCTCCAGCAAAAACTGGCACCGCAACTTATCCAATCTTTGCACCTGCTCCAAATGCCAACTCTGGAATTAGTGGAATTAATTCGACAAGAATTGGAGATCAATCCGCTTCTGGAAATCGATGAAGACGCTAACCGGGATTTGGAGCAAGAAGAACCCGAAGCCGAACTGGATGACGAAGATGATACCGAAGAGCAGGATGAAGCCCCCCTTGAAGAATTGGAATTCGAAGAATTGGATTTAAACACACTCGATACAGACGTATTTGATGAACAAGACTGGGACCACTACTTAAATGAATCCGGGTATGCCAGCCCACGCGAAGAATTTGAATCCATCGAAGACCGGCACAACGACAGCACCACTCAAAAAACGCTTCGAGATTCACTTTTAGAACAGGTAGCAGTTACGGATCTTTCGCCGAGCGATCGCATCATCGCCGAATATCTAATTTGCAATATTGATGAAGACGGATTTTTGGGATGTTCGACAGGGGAAGTGGCTGATGAACTTGGGGTCAGTCACGATAACGTGGAACGCATTTTGGGCGTTATCCAGACATTTGACCCCGTAGGTGTTGGTGCACGAAACCTTCAAGAGTGTTTGTTGATTCAGTTAAAAGAAAAAAATATCACAAACGGTTTGGTTGCAAAAGTGGTGCGCAATCACCTCGACGATTGGATCAAACGCCGGTTCGGCCAGATCAGCCAGGCGCTCGACACAAGTATTGATGATATGCGCATTGTCGAAGAAGTCTTCGCATCGCTTAATCCCAAGCCCAATATTGAGCCTGAACCGACATTGAATCTCAATCACGTCATTCCCGACCTCGAAGTCCAAAAGATCGGTGACGAGTACGTTGTTTCCCTGACCGATCGCACACTGCCAGAATTGCGTGTCAGCCCAATTTATCGCTCTTTGCTCAGACAATCTGACAAATCTGGGCGAAATGATCCAAAACTGCGAGAGACCAAAAAATTTGTCGTTGAAAAACTCAATTCTGCGCGCTGGTTTATCAATGCGATTCACCAAAGACGCATAACCATGTTAAAGGTCATGCGATGTATTGTCGAAAATCAGATTGACTTCTTTGACCGAGGTCCTGGTTTTCTCAAGCCGATGGTGCTTCAAGAAGTAGCTGATAAGGTGCAGATGCACATATCGACCATCAGCCGTGTGAGCAATGGCAAATACGTGCAAACACCGCATGGCGTTTATGAGTTGAAATATTTTTTTGATGGAGGATTGAGTCGATACGACGACGACGATATCTCTGCCAGAAGTGTAAAAGAAAAAATCGCAACGCTCATTCGCGATGAAGACGTACAGGATCCGTTGAGCGATCAACACATATCAAATATTCTCGAAAAAGAAGGCATTAATATCGCGCGACGCACAGTAGCCAAATATCGAGATGAACTCAATATCAGCTCTGCGCGACTGCGGAAGGCGCTTTAG
- a CDS encoding UvrD-helicase domain-containing protein produces MSSILNGLNDAQRKAVQVVDGPVLILAGAGSGKTRVLTRRIAYLLSECGVDPRQILAMTFTNKAAGEMRERVEDLLHRSCKTMWIGTFHSLCARLLRSQAERVGLRSNFTIYDTTDQLALLRRVIADEELSERDFPARLIRTRISQAKNQMVGVDVFAQRASTFREQIIARVFRHYQDALKQNNAVDFDDLLTLSVELIRDHEDVRQTYQTQFSHILIDEYQDTNRPQYLFARHLAEEHQNICVVGDDDQSIYAWRGADIRNILDFEADYPNALVVRLEQNYRSTQVILDAGNALIRNNAGRKGKELWTNRTRGEKIRLKRCVDEAEEARWIAGVAQDFKREHTYRDMAVLYRTNAQSRALEEGFRRANIPYQIVGDVRFYERKEVKDVLAYLKLVANPRDSISFWRVINTPRRGIGATSTGRLDEFAMREGVAPYEALAHLDAIDTIPKRTAHAMQRFYDMIEGFRVDMEAIPADELAAKIVDETGYLGDFEKLLPEEQMSRRAHVAELLTDIQLFVEQSDDISLEAYLRKVSLVTDVDQWENAADAVTLMTLHSAKGLEFPIVFVTGLEDGLFPILRTAGEEGNMEDALEEERRLFYVGITRAQDRLFLSYAMRRQRYGGAVSCSASQFLSEIPEDLLDAGFKISEVSSAPGRKSGREPARRVNPGEPFLMDVGSWVVHPAWGRGQIQSRTGSGQTARLKVRFDGGAVKTLMVKFANLQPG; encoded by the coding sequence ATGTCTTCGATTCTCAATGGATTAAATGATGCACAACGCAAAGCTGTACAGGTCGTAGATGGTCCCGTGCTCATTCTCGCGGGGGCCGGATCTGGCAAAACGCGCGTTTTGACGCGGCGCATCGCCTATCTGTTGAGTGAATGCGGCGTTGATCCACGTCAGATTTTGGCGATGACCTTTACCAACAAGGCCGCAGGAGAAATGCGCGAGCGGGTCGAAGACTTGCTTCATCGCTCGTGCAAAACCATGTGGATTGGCACGTTCCACAGTTTATGTGCGCGTCTTTTGCGGTCACAGGCCGAACGGGTGGGGCTAAGATCCAACTTTACGATTTACGATACCACAGATCAACTCGCACTTCTGCGACGGGTGATTGCCGACGAGGAACTTTCCGAACGCGATTTTCCAGCGCGTTTGATTCGCACGCGGATTAGCCAGGCAAAAAATCAGATGGTGGGCGTCGATGTATTTGCCCAGCGTGCGAGCACGTTTCGGGAGCAAATAATCGCGCGGGTCTTCCGCCATTATCAGGATGCCTTGAAGCAGAATAATGCCGTTGACTTTGACGATTTGTTGACATTGAGCGTGGAGTTGATCCGCGATCACGAGGATGTAAGACAGACCTACCAGACGCAGTTTTCACATATTTTAATCGACGAATATCAGGATACCAATCGTCCACAATACCTTTTTGCGCGTCATCTGGCTGAGGAGCATCAAAATATATGTGTTGTTGGCGATGATGATCAGAGCATCTATGCATGGCGCGGCGCAGATATTCGCAATATTCTCGATTTTGAAGCCGATTATCCCAACGCACTTGTCGTGCGTCTGGAGCAAAATTACCGTTCCACGCAGGTTATTCTGGATGCTGGCAATGCCCTGATTCGCAACAATGCGGGGCGCAAGGGGAAGGAACTGTGGACAAATCGCACGCGGGGCGAGAAAATCCGTTTGAAAAGATGTGTCGATGAAGCAGAAGAGGCACGCTGGATAGCCGGTGTGGCACAAGATTTTAAGCGCGAGCATACCTACCGGGATATGGCGGTGCTATATCGCACCAATGCACAGTCTCGCGCCCTTGAAGAAGGATTTAGACGCGCCAATATCCCGTATCAAATCGTGGGGGATGTGCGATTTTACGAGCGCAAGGAAGTCAAGGATGTGCTCGCATATCTCAAATTGGTGGCCAATCCGCGCGATTCCATCAGTTTTTGGCGCGTGATTAACACACCGCGCCGCGGCATTGGAGCGACATCTACAGGACGGCTCGATGAGTTTGCCATGCGCGAGGGGGTTGCGCCCTATGAGGCACTTGCACATTTAGATGCTATTGATACAATTCCGAAGCGCACAGCTCACGCGATGCAGCGGTTTTACGACATGATCGAGGGTTTTCGCGTGGATATGGAAGCGATACCCGCGGATGAACTTGCCGCAAAAATTGTCGATGAAACCGGATATTTGGGCGATTTTGAGAAACTTCTACCAGAAGAACAGATGTCGCGAAGAGCGCATGTCGCGGAACTGCTGACAGATATCCAGCTTTTTGTCGAGCAGTCGGACGATATCTCTTTAGAGGCGTATTTGCGGAAAGTTTCGCTGGTGACAGATGTGGATCAATGGGAAAATGCCGCGGATGCGGTCACACTGATGACTTTGCACAGTGCCAAGGGACTGGAATTTCCCATTGTGTTTGTTACCGGCCTCGAAGATGGGCTGTTTCCAATTTTGCGAACCGCTGGCGAAGAGGGCAATATGGAAGATGCGTTAGAAGAGGAGCGCCGTCTTTTCTATGTAGGCATTACCCGCGCCCAGGATCGGCTCTTTTTGTCTTATGCAATGCGGCGGCAGCGATACGGCGGTGCGGTATCCTGTTCGGCCTCGCAGTTTTTGTCCGAAATCCCCGAAGACCTGCTCGATGCCGGTTTTAAGATTAGCGAGGTCAGCAGTGCTCCAGGTCGAAAATCGGGCAGAGAACCCGCCCGACGGGTCAATCCGGGAGAACCGTTTTTGATGGATGTCGGATCCTGGGTCGTGCATCCCGCCTGGGGCCGTGGACAGATTCAAAGCCGCACGGGATCGGGACAAACAGCCAGACTCAAAGTGCGGTTCGACGGTGGAGCCGTTAAGACCCTTATGGTCAAATTTGCCAATCTTCAGCCAGGATAG
- a CDS encoding MOSC domain-containing protein, protein MKHVTMAELEAGLEDIRQSPPDTGVLALIVRRPQVEAREVLEVGELDLFEGLVGDNWKTRGSSQTADGAAHPDMQLNIMNARVIALLAQKKERWALAGDQLYMDLDLSADNVPPGTRLSLGEAVIEVTDQPHTGCKKFAARFGLDALKFISSPVGKQLQLRGINAKVIRSGAIRIGDTVEKV, encoded by the coding sequence ATGAAACATGTAACAATGGCAGAGTTGGAAGCGGGATTGGAAGATATTCGTCAGTCGCCCCCAGATACTGGTGTGCTGGCGTTGATTGTGCGACGGCCGCAGGTTGAGGCGCGGGAGGTCCTGGAAGTGGGCGAACTCGATCTGTTTGAAGGACTCGTGGGCGACAACTGGAAAACACGCGGCAGTTCTCAAACCGCAGATGGGGCGGCCCATCCAGATATGCAACTCAACATTATGAACGCCCGCGTGATTGCCCTGTTGGCACAGAAAAAGGAGCGTTGGGCACTGGCGGGGGATCAATTGTATATGGATCTCGATTTGAGCGCAGATAATGTGCCACCGGGTACCAGACTGAGTCTGGGGGAAGCGGTGATCGAGGTAACAGATCAACCGCACACGGGCTGTAAAAAATTTGCCGCGCGTTTTGGATTGGACGCGCTGAAATTTATCAGTTCTCCCGTGGGCAAACAGCTTCAGTTGCGCGGAATCAACGCAAAGGTCATTCGCTCTGGCGCGATACGGATTGGCGATACTGTGGAGAAAGTGTAA
- a CDS encoding lamin tail domain-containing protein, which translates to MLAQVFSAEAVVVINEVLADPPSGNRGDANGDGTQNSYEDEFVEILNTGAESIAIGGWQLSDLKPGSKGPFTFPPDTRIDPGEYIVLFGGGTPTGFGGQVFVDDGKIGGGLSNSGDAVFLITTSNDTIARAEWGKEGGKDQSLVRYPEGTGRWVLHSADPGRGLFSPGKPRSLFDILQSFPEYLTMREGESVSLIPAIYSYEIGETRRIEDEVLWVSWDTTIVRIEQSNKVVAVRVGETEVGFFWRGRESLHTYIRVLEKEKPPLVISEVHPNPAWGEAGDTNGDGVRHTYQDEFIEVANLSENPIDIGGYFLGDDDVSADRLFRFPDNTVLDTQAVVVLFGGGDMSISGRVFADDGRIGDGLSNWSDTVQLLAPDSSTVVFSMTYERSTRGVSYARNEDGNYLLHNQIYEEEPTSVGRLEPGDDPIEPEKLAELVTIPDSLVFSEILMLPEQVDANNDGIIDRHADAFVEVTNIGADTLDLSGWLIGDDDIIISQFFSFPDNIVLLPGGYITIFGGGTPVGISGTVLSAEGQIGNGLSSGGDVVHLIMSDGKTVARSVRVPKATPDVSWLFSPDAPPKLHPQIPDGHAMSPGTSPDGQEGPSINTAALDIFQPPEGLVISEVYPNPAAGDAGDTNGDGGRHTYQDEFVEIANLGVHPIDIGGYYLGDDDVPVEKLFRFPDNTVLDTQAVVVLFGGGDMPVSERIFADDGRIGDGLANGGDTVQLLAPDGSTVVSKMTYENARQGISFARDDNGNYLLHNEIYKGKSISVGRLGHGDDAIDPKGLTVPNGLVFSEILMLPEQVDANNDGIIDRHADAFVEVTNIGADTLDLSGWLIGDDDIIISQFFSFPDNIVLLPGGYITIFGGGTPVGISGTVLSAEGQIGNGLSSGGDVVHLIMSDGKTVARSVRVPKATPDVSWLFSRDNPPLLHPQISDGRTMSPGKSPISEAKSDTLIGAGKPIAFQVEDQTVNNLIEEDHKEGIYPSPNPFNSTTVLGFYTTGGPVYVTIYNILGQPIRRLVQQHLPAGYYRRIWDGKNDFGVSVGSGIYIVLLKDKEATFTQRVALLK; encoded by the coding sequence TTGTTAGCACAGGTTTTTTCCGCTGAAGCAGTTGTCGTGATCAATGAGGTCCTTGCAGACCCACCATCGGGAAATAGAGGCGATGCCAATGGTGATGGAACTCAGAACAGCTACGAGGACGAATTTGTGGAAATACTAAATACCGGGGCGGAGTCTATTGCAATCGGCGGATGGCAATTGTCGGACTTGAAACCCGGCTCAAAAGGGCCGTTCACCTTTCCACCTGATACACGGATTGATCCAGGCGAATATATCGTACTTTTTGGCGGAGGGACGCCAACCGGATTTGGAGGCCAAGTTTTTGTCGATGATGGTAAGATCGGCGGGGGATTGAGCAATTCGGGAGACGCGGTATTTCTCATCACAACTTCAAACGATACGATTGCAAGAGCAGAATGGGGGAAAGAGGGGGGAAAAGATCAATCTCTGGTGCGGTATCCAGAAGGGACTGGCAGGTGGGTATTGCACAGTGCTGACCCTGGCAGGGGATTGTTTTCGCCAGGCAAACCACGGTCGCTTTTCGATATACTCCAGTCTTTTCCCGAATATCTGACCATGAGAGAAGGAGAATCCGTTTCACTGATACCCGCAATTTATAGCTACGAAATTGGGGAAACAAGGCGTATTGAGGATGAAGTTTTATGGGTATCGTGGGATACTACGATCGTGCGAATTGAACAGAGCAACAAGGTGGTTGCTGTGCGTGTCGGTGAGACGGAGGTCGGGTTTTTCTGGCGTGGTCGCGAGAGTCTTCACACGTATATCCGGGTGTTAGAAAAAGAAAAACCGCCATTGGTGATCTCGGAGGTGCATCCCAATCCCGCTTGGGGGGAAGCAGGTGATACCAATGGCGATGGAGTGCGACATACCTATCAGGATGAGTTTATAGAAGTGGCGAATCTGAGCGAGAATCCCATTGACATTGGCGGCTATTTTCTCGGTGATGACGATGTCTCTGCAGACCGCCTATTTCGATTTCCCGATAACACAGTACTCGATACGCAAGCAGTGGTAGTGCTCTTTGGTGGGGGGGATATGTCGATTAGCGGTCGGGTTTTTGCTGATGACGGTCGCATTGGCGATGGACTGTCCAATTGGAGCGATACCGTGCAGTTATTGGCACCCGATAGCAGTACAGTGGTATTTTCAATGACGTATGAACGCTCGACCAGAGGCGTATCTTATGCCAGAAATGAGGACGGCAATTATCTGTTACACAATCAGATATACGAGGAGGAGCCTACCTCAGTCGGACGCTTAGAGCCAGGTGATGATCCGATTGAGCCCGAAAAATTGGCCGAGTTGGTGACTATCCCCGACAGCCTGGTATTTTCCGAAATCCTGATGTTGCCCGAACAGGTGGATGCCAATAACGATGGGATTATTGATCGACATGCGGATGCTTTTGTCGAAGTGACTAATATCGGTGCGGATACGCTCGACCTGAGCGGATGGCTCATCGGCGATGACGATATTATTATCTCTCAGTTTTTCTCTTTTCCCGATAATATCGTGCTCTTACCCGGTGGTTATATCACCATTTTTGGTGGGGGAACGCCAGTGGGCATCTCTGGCACCGTCTTGTCTGCTGAAGGTCAGATTGGAAATGGACTCAGTAGCGGTGGCGATGTCGTCCATCTGATCATGTCCGATGGCAAGACCGTGGCGCGGTCTGTGCGCGTGCCAAAAGCTACACCAGACGTTTCATGGCTATTTTCGCCTGATGCCCCTCCAAAGTTACACCCCCAAATCCCCGACGGGCACGCGATGTCGCCCGGTACATCACCGGATGGACAAGAGGGGCCTTCCATAAATACGGCGGCACTCGACATATTCCAACCTCCTGAAGGTCTGGTAATCTCTGAAGTCTATCCCAATCCCGCCGCAGGCGATGCAGGCGATACCAATGGCGATGGGGGGCGACACACCTATCAGGATGAGTTTGTCGAGATAGCAAATTTAGGCGTACATCCCATCGATATTGGTGGCTATTACCTCGGAGATGACGATGTACCTGTGGAAAAACTTTTTCGATTTCCCGATAACACAGTGCTCGATACGCAAGCAGTGGTAGTGCTCTTTGGTGGGGGGGATATGCCAGTTAGCGAGCGAATATTTGCCGATGACGGCCGCATTGGCGATGGCCTGGCCAATGGAGGTGATACCGTGCAGTTACTGGCACCAGATGGGAGTACAGTGGTCTCTAAAATGACGTATGAGAACGCGCGTCAGGGCATATCCTTTGCGAGAGACGATAATGGTAATTATCTATTACACAATGAGATATACAAAGGAAAATCTATATCTGTCGGACGCTTAGGGCATGGTGATGATGCAATTGACCCCAAAGGATTGACTGTCCCCAACGGTCTGGTATTTTCCGAAATCCTGATGTTGCCCGAACAGGTGGATGCCAATAACGATGGGATTATTGATCGACATGCGGATGCTTTTGTCGAAGTGACTAATATCGGTGCGGATACGCTCGACCTGAGCGGATGGCTCATCGGCGATGACGATATTATTATCTCTCAGTTTTTCTCTTTTCCCGATAATATCGTGCTCTTACCCGGTGGTTATATCACCATTTTTGGTGGGGGAACGCCAGTGGGCATCTCTGGCACCGTCTTGTCTGCTGAAGGTCAGATTGGAAATGGACTCAGTAGCGGTGGCGATGTCGTCCATCTGATCATGTCCGATGGCAAGACCGTGGCGCGGTCTGTGCGCGTGCCAAAAGCTACACCAGACGTTTCATGGCTATTTTCGCGCGATAATCCTCCGCTATTACATCCCCAAATATCAGACGGGCGGACAATGTCGCCCGGAAAATCACCAATTTCAGAGGCGAAATCAGACACCCTGATTGGGGCGGGAAAACCCATTGCTTTTCAGGTTGAAGACCAGACAGTTAATAATCTTATCGAAGAGGATCACAAAGAGGGCATTTACCCATCACCGAATCCCTTCAATTCTACAACTGTATTGGGTTTTTACACTACAGGAGGTCCTGTTTATGTGACTATATATAATATTTTGGGACAACCCATCAGACGGTTGGTTCAACAGCATTTGCCAGCCGGATATTATCGGCGTATATGGGATGGTAAAAATGACTTTGGAGTATCTGTGGGTTCTGGAATTTATATCGTCCTTTTAAAAGACAAAGAAGCGACATTTACACAGCGAGTCGCGCTCTTGAAATGA
- a CDS encoding CTP synthase — translation MKKNDREPKYIVVAGGVISGVGKGLATASIGKILQYYGYKTTAIKIDPYLNYDAGTLRPTEHGEVWVTDDGGEIDLDLGNYERFLGLDLPRTNNLTTGQIYHAVIERERRGEYLGQTVQPIPHITDEIKNRVQQAAQGSDIALVEIGGTIGDDENIPFFFAMKGLEREIGEANIMYVLVSYLPVPDHINEMKTKPTQHAVKLLSGHGMVPDFIICRATRPVDEVRKRKIEVSANIPKDRIISAPDLDIVYQVPIHYESEQVGVKMLAHLGLEPKKEPDWTRWTQLVQKIRRPSQTVKVAMVGKYVEIGDYEFTDSYISVNQSLEHAGANLDTRIDISWIDSASLEMGGVEDVLGEFDGIIVPGAFGEGGAEGVIEAIRYARENGLPFLGLCYGLQMAIVEYARNAVGLKDANSAENDPDTPHAVIDIQMSQREIIEESRFGGTMRLGGYVAVLRRESVVLDLYERTGRLEEDAWRIDQLSKNPAEAFRLGVLLESERCVIERHRHRYEVSPKFVDLLDEFGLIFSGYHRREDGTKLMEFIELPDHPFFVATQAHPEFKSRLEQPAPLFYGFVEAVVAHTKERVGDASISEKSV, via the coding sequence GTGAAAAAAAATGATCGCGAACCAAAATACATCGTGGTTGCCGGGGGGGTGATCAGTGGCGTGGGGAAAGGACTCGCCACGGCTTCTATCGGTAAAATTTTGCAGTATTACGGCTATAAAACCACGGCCATAAAGATCGATCCCTATTTGAATTACGATGCCGGAACACTCAGGCCCACGGAACACGGCGAGGTGTGGGTCACGGATGATGGGGGCGAGATCGATCTCGATTTGGGAAACTACGAGCGGTTTCTCGGCCTGGATTTGCCCCGCACAAACAATCTTACAACCGGACAAATTTACCACGCGGTTATCGAGCGCGAGCGGCGGGGCGAATATCTCGGACAGACCGTTCAGCCGATCCCACATATTACTGACGAGATCAAAAATCGGGTTCAGCAGGCTGCACAGGGGTCCGATATCGCGCTGGTCGAAATTGGCGGCACCATTGGCGACGATGAGAATATCCCATTTTTCTTTGCAATGAAGGGCCTGGAGCGGGAAATTGGCGAAGCTAATATTATGTATGTGCTGGTTAGCTATTTGCCCGTACCCGATCATATCAACGAGATGAAGACCAAACCCACGCAACACGCAGTCAAACTACTAAGCGGACATGGCATGGTGCCCGACTTTATTATTTGCCGCGCCACGCGACCGGTTGATGAGGTGCGAAAACGCAAAATTGAGGTTTCTGCCAATATTCCAAAAGATCGCATTATTTCCGCGCCAGATTTGGATATCGTATATCAGGTTCCGATCCATTATGAAAGCGAGCAGGTAGGTGTTAAAATGCTCGCTCACCTGGGGCTGGAACCCAAAAAAGAACCCGATTGGACGCGGTGGACGCAGTTGGTGCAGAAGATTCGTCGGCCTTCACAGACGGTGAAAGTGGCGATGGTTGGAAAATACGTCGAGATCGGCGATTACGAATTTACAGATTCGTACATTTCTGTGAACCAATCCCTCGAACACGCCGGTGCCAATTTGGACACGCGCATCGATATTTCCTGGATTGATTCGGCCAGCCTCGAAATGGGAGGGGTCGAAGATGTACTTGGAGAATTTGATGGCATTATTGTGCCGGGGGCTTTTGGTGAAGGAGGAGCCGAAGGGGTGATTGAGGCCATTCGCTATGCGCGTGAAAATGGTCTGCCATTTCTCGGACTGTGTTATGGACTTCAGATGGCAATTGTTGAATATGCGCGAAACGCGGTGGGATTGAAAGATGCCAATTCGGCTGAAAATGATCCCGACACGCCCCATGCCGTGATCGATATTCAGATGAGCCAACGAGAAATCATTGAAGAAAGTCGTTTTGGCGGTACGATGCGGCTGGGAGGATATGTGGCTGTACTCCGCCGAGAGAGTGTCGTACTCGACCTGTATGAACGCACGGGGCGCCTGGAGGAAGACGCATGGCGCATCGATCAACTGAGCAAGAATCCGGCTGAGGCTTTCCGCCTGGGTGTTCTTCTCGAAAGCGAGCGCTGCGTGATTGAACGCCATCGCCATCGCTATGAAGTATCGCCCAAATTCGTCGATTTGCTCGATGAATTTGGCCTGATTTTCTCCGGGTATCACCGCCGAGAGGATGGCACTAAACTCATGGAATTTATCGAGTTACCTGATCATCCATTTTTTGTAGCTACGCAAGCCCATCCCGAATTTAAGTCGCGCCTCGAACAGCCCGCCCCTTTGTTTTACGGTTTTGTAGAAGCTGTCGTCGCTCATACAAAGGAACGAGTTGGTGATGCGTCGATTTCTGAAAAAAGCGTCTGA
- the lptC gene encoding LPS export ABC transporter periplasmic protein LptC — MRRFLKKASEVLLCALCACAPADRVEHAVEETPVNREMWHWSTRITDRGKSRAQVRAGSFQQVSENEPARFSDGVRVVFFNSQGDTVSTLSAERGEINASGDDMKVYESVVVVARDGTQLQTDSLRWQRDEDRIMGDGYVMISRPDGTETGVGFNASSDLKQWTLLFVNTRMRRKKL, encoded by the coding sequence ATGCGTCGATTTCTGAAAAAAGCGTCTGAGGTTCTATTGTGCGCCCTGTGTGCCTGCGCTCCTGCTGATCGGGTAGAACATGCTGTGGAAGAAACGCCGGTTAACCGAGAAATGTGGCACTGGTCCACGCGGATTACGGATCGTGGCAAATCCCGAGCGCAGGTTCGAGCTGGCTCTTTTCAACAGGTGTCGGAAAATGAACCCGCCCGATTTTCCGATGGGGTTCGGGTTGTATTTTTTAATTCCCAGGGCGATACAGTTTCCACGCTGAGTGCTGAAAGGGGCGAAATTAACGCATCGGGCGACGATATGAAAGTATATGAATCTGTGGTTGTCGTTGCACGAGACGGCACGCAACTACAAACGGATTCGCTGCGCTGGCAACGCGATGAGGATCGCATTATGGGCGACGGCTATGTGATGATTTCTCGGCCCGATGGCACGGAGACAGGAGTGGGTTTTAATGCCTCGTCAGACCTGAAACAATGGACGCTTTTGTTTGTAAATACGCGAATGAGACGCAAAAAGCTGTGA
- the gatC gene encoding Asp-tRNA(Asn)/Glu-tRNA(Gln) amidotransferase subunit GatC, which translates to MPVSKDDVRKVAQLARLDFAPEEEAQLIEDLNRMLEYVAALDQLDTTEVSPTAHVLPLENAFRDDVMGRSLDRSDALANAPLSGQGHFRVPRVIE; encoded by the coding sequence ATGCCTGTTTCAAAAGATGATGTACGAAAAGTGGCGCAACTTGCGCGCCTGGATTTTGCGCCGGAAGAAGAGGCGCAACTAATCGAAGACTTGAACCGCATGCTCGAATATGTTGCGGCACTTGATCAACTCGATACAACAGAGGTCTCCCCAACAGCGCATGTACTCCCCCTGGAAAATGCGTTTCGGGACGATGTAATGGGACGTTCATTGGATCGGTCAGATGCGCTGGCGAATGCCCCGCTTTCTGGGCAAGGTCACTTCCGCGTCCCCAGAGTAATTGAATAA
- the lptB gene encoding LPS export ABC transporter ATP-binding protein, which yields MNLRAEGLVKKYARRLVVNQVNLIVNPGEIVGLLGPNGAGKTTCFYLIVGAISSNAGHIFLGDRDITALPMYRRARLGIGYLAQESTVFRKMTVLENVLSVLEYEKMGKEERLDRAHKVLKDLGVGHLSHQRADSLSGGETRRLEIARALSRDPLFMLLDEPFAGVDPRAVEDIQNIIAELKRLNIGVLITDHNVRETLAITDRSYLLSEGKILLSGTSQALAASDEARRIYLGDRFRLDS from the coding sequence GTGAACCTGAGAGCCGAGGGACTGGTAAAAAAATACGCACGGCGTCTGGTTGTCAATCAGGTCAACTTGATTGTCAATCCCGGTGAAATTGTTGGCCTGTTAGGGCCTAATGGCGCGGGAAAAACCACCTGTTTTTACCTCATTGTCGGCGCAATTTCGTCAAATGCAGGACACATTTTTTTAGGTGATCGAGACATCACTGCATTGCCCATGTATCGCCGCGCACGCCTGGGCATTGGTTATCTGGCACAGGAATCTACAGTTTTTAGAAAGATGACCGTGTTGGAAAATGTACTGTCCGTGCTCGAATACGAGAAAATGGGTAAGGAAGAACGGTTAGATCGCGCCCACAAAGTATTGAAAGATCTGGGAGTTGGACATTTATCGCACCAACGCGCAGATAGTTTATCGGGCGGCGAAACGCGCCGACTGGAAATCGCACGGGCACTCTCTCGAGATCCGCTTTTTATGCTGCTTGACGAACCATTTGCCGGCGTGGATCCGCGTGCAGTTGAAGATATTCAAAATATTATTGCCGAATTGAAACGCCTGAATATTGGGGTTTTGATTACTGATCACAATGTGCGAGAAACTCTGGCGATTACAGACCGCTCCTATTTGCTCTCCGAGGGAAAGATTCTCCTATCAGGTACATCCCAGGCATTGGCAGCAAGCGACGAAGCGCGTCGCATTTATCTGGGTGACCGGTTTCGTTTGGATTCGTGA